In the Streptomyces sp. 840.1 genome, one interval contains:
- the tatC gene encoding twin-arginine translocase subunit TatC, with protein sequence MLKSARKQEKDGEGRMSLADHLRELRNRLLIAVVAVIVITSVTAFFYKDLIDFLIRPILESVGCTNGRKVQENGRPCAEMTVNGLVAPFSIALKVSLMAGVVLSTPVWLYQLWAFLAPGLHKHEKKYALSFVGAGVPLFLVGAALAYKLMPQTAAVLLEFTPENTTNLLPVDDYLNIVTRMVIVFGLAFELPLLLVLLNFTGVLTAKRLAGWWRGMVMGITIFAAVATPTGDPLTMITLAAPIVVLYFLALGICLANDRRRRRSNPDAELDDDEASELDLTPEDIGDMENVSASRPSLPEQADGERDGGRSTRSNGYDDIT encoded by the coding sequence TTGCTCAAGTCTGCCCGCAAGCAGGAGAAGGACGGCGAGGGGCGGATGTCTCTCGCTGATCACCTGCGTGAGTTGCGTAACCGACTGCTGATCGCGGTCGTGGCGGTCATCGTGATCACGTCGGTCACGGCCTTTTTCTACAAGGACCTGATCGACTTCCTGATCCGTCCCATCCTGGAGTCGGTCGGCTGCACCAACGGCCGGAAGGTCCAGGAGAACGGCCGCCCGTGCGCCGAGATGACGGTGAACGGTCTGGTCGCACCGTTCTCCATCGCCCTCAAGGTCTCGCTCATGGCGGGCGTGGTGCTCTCCACCCCCGTCTGGCTCTACCAGCTGTGGGCGTTCCTCGCCCCGGGTCTCCACAAGCACGAGAAGAAGTACGCACTGAGCTTCGTCGGCGCGGGTGTGCCGCTGTTCCTCGTGGGTGCCGCGCTCGCGTACAAGCTGATGCCGCAGACGGCCGCGGTCCTGCTCGAATTCACCCCCGAGAACACGACGAACCTGCTGCCCGTCGACGACTACCTCAACATCGTCACGCGTATGGTGATCGTCTTCGGTCTCGCCTTCGAGCTGCCGCTCCTGCTCGTCCTGCTGAACTTCACCGGAGTGCTCACGGCCAAGCGGCTCGCGGGCTGGTGGCGCGGCATGGTCATGGGCATCACGATCTTCGCCGCTGTCGCCACGCCCACCGGTGACCCGCTGACGATGATCACGCTCGCAGCGCCGATCGTGGTCCTCTACTTCCTCGCACTGGGTATCTGCCTGGCCAACGACCGGCGCAGGCGACGGAGCAACCCCGACGCCGAGCTGGACGACGACGAGGCCTCGGAGCTCGACCTCACCCCCGAGGACATCGGCGACATGGAGAACGTGTCGGCGTCACGGCCCTCGCTGCCCGAGCAGGCGGACGGGGAACGGGACGGCGGACGATCGACCCGGTCGAACGGTTACGACGACATCACCTGA
- a CDS encoding diacylglycerol kinase has protein sequence MTSEITLFVNPTAGRGRGAHAAQPAASALRDAGFSVRTVLGEDADDALRRAREAVAGGTGALVAVGGDGMMSLALQAVAGTRTPLGVVAVGTGNDFARALGLPVRDPAAAGRLAAEALKGSAVREIDLGRVGDRWFGSVLASGFDSRVNDRGNRMRWPGGRFKYDLAILAELAAFRPIAYRMSLDGGPVREIAATLIAVGNGSTYGGGMRICADAVMDDGLFDVTVVGDCSRTTLLKVFPRVYKGTHLSHPVVTTHRVSSISLEAVGVTAYADGEPLGALPLTATSVPGAVRVLGAASPAGSATVN, from the coding sequence GTGACCAGCGAGATCACTCTCTTCGTCAATCCCACCGCAGGACGCGGCCGGGGCGCGCACGCCGCGCAGCCGGCCGCTTCCGCGTTGCGGGACGCCGGGTTCTCCGTCCGTACGGTCCTCGGTGAGGACGCCGACGACGCGTTGCGGCGGGCCCGCGAGGCCGTGGCCGGGGGGACCGGCGCGCTGGTCGCCGTCGGCGGGGACGGGATGATGTCGCTGGCCCTGCAGGCAGTGGCCGGCACCCGGACCCCGCTCGGCGTCGTCGCCGTCGGCACCGGGAACGACTTCGCCCGCGCCCTGGGCCTGCCGGTACGCGACCCGGCCGCGGCCGGGCGACTGGCCGCCGAGGCGCTCAAGGGCAGCGCCGTCCGCGAGATCGACCTCGGCCGGGTCGGTGACCGGTGGTTCGGGTCCGTGCTCGCCTCGGGCTTCGACTCCCGGGTCAACGACCGGGGTAACCGGATGCGCTGGCCCGGCGGCCGGTTCAAGTACGACCTGGCGATCCTCGCCGAACTCGCCGCGTTCCGGCCCATCGCCTACCGCATGAGCCTGGACGGCGGCCCGGTCAGGGAGATCGCGGCGACCCTCATAGCCGTCGGCAACGGATCCACGTACGGCGGCGGCATGCGGATCTGCGCGGACGCCGTCATGGACGACGGCCTCTTCGACGTGACGGTGGTCGGCGACTGCAGCCGGACCACGCTCCTCAAGGTGTTCCCCCGGGTCTACAAGGGGACGCATCTCAGCCACCCCGTCGTCACCACGCACCGGGTCTCCTCCATCTCCCTCGAAGCGGTCGGCGTCACCGCGTACGCGGACGGCGAGCCGCTCGGCGCGCTGCCGCTGACCGCCACCTCGGTGCCGGGCGCGGTCCGGGTGCTCGGGGCGGCTTCTCCGGCCGGTTCTGCCACGGTGAACTAA
- a CDS encoding RNA helicase, whose protein sequence is MTEDLSPAERYQASRIRAAEQATALGPFREMYEFELDPYQIEACTALEAGKGVLVAAPTGSGKTIVGEFAVHLALEQGRKCFYTTPIKALSNQKFADLVKRYGADKVGLLTGDNSVNADAPVVVMTTEVLRNMLYAGSQALSGLGYVVMDEVHYLSDRFRGAVWEEVIIHLPESVTLVSLSATVSNAEEFGDWLDTVRGDTAVIVSEHRPVPLWQHVLAGRRMYDLFEEESDHGGRGVGRREVNPDLVRLARMENQRGYNPRERRRGKMVREADRERERRQRSRIWTPSRPEVIDRLDAEGLLPAITFIFSRAGCEASVQQCLQAGLRLNNEDKRRLVREIVEARTASIPTEDLHVLGYYEWLEGLERGIAAHHAGMLPTFKEVVEELFVRGLVKAVFATETLALGINMPARSVVLEKLVKWNGEQHADITPGEYTQLTGRAGRRGIDVEGHAVVLWQRGMDPGALAGLAGTRTYPLRSSFRPSYNMAVNLVQQFGRHRSRELLETSFAQFQADRSVVGISRQVQKNEEGLEGYKEGMTCHLGDFEEYARLRRDLKDRETELAKHGASQRRAAAAASLEKLKPGDVIHVPTGKFAGLALVLDPGLPAGRTNGHGHRGMEYHDGPRPLVLTAERQVKRLASIDFPVPVEALERMRVPKSFNPRSPQSRRDLASALRTKAGHIVPERHRKERSGAADDREIARYRAELRAHPCHGCDEREDHARWAERYHRLQRDTQQLERRIEGRTNTIARTFDRIVALLTELDYLRGSEVTEHGKRLARLYGELDLLASECLRAGVWEGLNPAELAACVSALVYEARQSDDAVAPKLPSGPAKTAMGEMVRIWGRLDALEEDFKINQAEGVGQREPDLGFAWAVYMWASGRTLDEVLREAEMPAGDFVRWCKQVIDVLGQVAAAAPREGSSVGRNARKAVDEVLRGVVAYSSVG, encoded by the coding sequence ATGACAGAGGACCTCTCACCAGCTGAGCGATACCAGGCTTCCCGGATCCGAGCCGCCGAGCAGGCGACCGCGCTCGGGCCGTTCCGCGAGATGTACGAGTTCGAGCTGGACCCCTATCAGATCGAGGCCTGCACGGCGCTGGAGGCCGGCAAGGGCGTGCTCGTCGCCGCCCCGACCGGCTCGGGCAAGACGATCGTCGGTGAGTTCGCCGTGCACCTCGCCCTGGAGCAGGGCCGCAAGTGCTTCTACACCACACCGATCAAGGCCCTCTCCAACCAGAAGTTCGCCGACCTGGTCAAGCGCTACGGCGCGGACAAGGTGGGCCTGCTCACCGGCGACAACAGCGTCAACGCCGATGCCCCGGTGGTCGTCATGACCACCGAGGTGCTGCGGAACATGCTGTACGCGGGCTCCCAGGCCCTGAGCGGCCTCGGCTACGTGGTGATGGACGAGGTGCACTACCTCTCCGACCGCTTCCGGGGCGCGGTGTGGGAGGAAGTGATCATCCACCTGCCCGAATCCGTGACACTGGTGTCACTGTCGGCGACGGTGTCCAACGCCGAGGAGTTCGGCGACTGGCTGGACACCGTGCGCGGCGACACCGCCGTGATCGTCTCCGAGCACCGCCCCGTGCCGCTGTGGCAGCACGTGCTGGCCGGACGCCGGATGTACGACCTCTTCGAGGAGGAGAGCGACCACGGCGGCCGGGGCGTCGGACGCCGTGAGGTCAACCCCGACCTCGTCAGGCTCGCCCGCATGGAGAACCAGCGCGGGTACAACCCGCGCGAGCGCCGCCGCGGGAAGATGGTGCGCGAGGCGGACCGCGAGCGGGAGCGGCGCCAGCGCAGCCGGATCTGGACGCCGTCGAGGCCGGAGGTCATCGACCGGCTGGACGCCGAGGGTCTGCTGCCCGCCATCACGTTCATCTTCAGCAGGGCCGGCTGCGAGGCCTCCGTGCAGCAGTGCCTGCAGGCCGGGCTCCGGCTCAACAACGAGGACAAGCGCCGGCTCGTACGGGAGATCGTCGAGGCGCGCACCGCCTCCATCCCCACCGAGGACCTCCATGTCCTCGGCTACTACGAATGGCTCGAAGGCCTGGAGCGGGGCATCGCCGCGCACCACGCCGGGATGCTGCCGACCTTCAAGGAGGTCGTCGAGGAACTGTTCGTGCGCGGGCTCGTCAAGGCGGTCTTCGCGACCGAGACGCTCGCCCTCGGCATCAACATGCCCGCGCGCTCCGTCGTCCTGGAGAAGCTCGTCAAGTGGAACGGCGAGCAGCACGCCGACATCACCCCCGGCGAGTACACCCAGCTGACCGGCCGGGCGGGGCGGCGCGGGATCGACGTCGAGGGTCATGCGGTGGTGCTCTGGCAGCGCGGCATGGACCCGGGCGCGCTCGCCGGACTCGCGGGTACGCGCACGTATCCGCTGCGCTCCAGCTTCCGGCCGTCCTACAACATGGCCGTGAACCTGGTGCAGCAGTTCGGCAGGCACCGCTCCCGCGAACTGCTGGAGACCTCCTTCGCCCAGTTCCAGGCGGACCGGTCGGTCGTCGGGATCTCCCGCCAGGTCCAGAAGAACGAGGAGGGTCTGGAGGGCTACAAGGAGGGAATGACCTGCCACCTCGGTGACTTCGAGGAGTACGCGCGGCTCCGCCGCGACCTCAAGGACCGGGAGACGGAGCTCGCCAAGCACGGAGCGTCGCAGCGGCGGGCCGCCGCGGCGGCGTCCCTGGAGAAGCTCAAGCCCGGCGATGTCATCCATGTGCCGACCGGCAAGTTCGCCGGACTGGCACTGGTCCTGGACCCCGGACTGCCCGCAGGGCGGACCAACGGGCACGGCCACCGGGGCATGGAGTACCACGACGGGCCGAGGCCGTTGGTGTTGACGGCCGAACGGCAGGTCAAGCGGCTCGCCTCGATCGACTTCCCGGTGCCGGTGGAGGCGCTGGAGCGGATGCGCGTGCCGAAGTCGTTCAACCCGCGCTCGCCGCAGTCGCGCCGCGATCTGGCCTCCGCGCTGCGCACCAAGGCGGGGCACATCGTGCCGGAGCGGCACCGCAAGGAGCGCTCGGGCGCAGCCGACGACCGGGAGATCGCCCGCTACCGGGCCGAGTTGCGCGCGCACCCCTGCCACGGGTGCGACGAGCGCGAGGACCACGCGCGGTGGGCCGAGCGCTACCACCGGCTGCAGCGCGACACCCAGCAGCTGGAGCGCCGCATCGAGGGGCGCACCAACACGATCGCCCGCACCTTCGACCGGATCGTCGCGCTGCTCACCGAGCTCGACTACCTGCGCGGCAGCGAGGTCACCGAGCACGGGAAGCGGCTCGCCCGCCTCTACGGCGAGCTGGACCTGCTGGCGAGCGAGTGCCTGCGCGCCGGTGTGTGGGAGGGGCTGAACCCCGCCGAACTCGCCGCGTGCGTCTCGGCGCTGGTGTACGAGGCCCGGCAGTCCGACGACGCGGTGGCGCCCAAGCTGCCGTCCGGACCGGCGAAGACCGCGATGGGCGAAATGGTCCGGATCTGGGGGCGGCTGGATGCCCTGGAGGAGGACTTCAAGATCAACCAGGCGGAGGGGGTCGGACAGCGCGAACCCGACCTCGGCTTCGCCTGGGCGGTGTACATGTGGGCGTCCGGCCGGACGCTGGACGAGGTGCTGCGCGAGGCGGAGATGCCGGCGGGGGACTTCGTGCGCTGGTGCAAGCAGGTGATCGACGTGCTGGGGCAGGTGGCCGCCGCGGCGCCGCGCGAAGGCAGTTCGGTGGGGCGGAACGCACGGAAGGCGGTCGACGAGGTGCTGCGCGGAGTGGTGGCCTACAGCTCTGTGGGGTGA
- a CDS encoding FG-GAP-like repeat-containing protein, whose protein sequence is MARHLMACTALATAVAAGGLVAPAAFAAPVHGAAAASQTPRKAAAPAPGDVDGDGFGDLAAGAPQGTIKGYAKAGYVSLVYGTAQGVRVTRHKGITQDTAGVPGVPEAGDRFGSSVAMGDVDGDGYTDLVIGSGGEAIGTVAGAGAVTIVFGAKGGPGGDAIAFHDPKPAPREGFGDNLTVGDFDRDGRDDIAVSTGTKVNVVRGAGNLRDIDEPAMTAFAPPGGGAGMGPIASGDINGDGYTDLVTQAYFDDGADEGTLAVLPGSAKGLKTQPIGRTGLPFTGYSVVTGDITGDGRDDVVVDTEGSDGPDEFLLRMFPGTAAGLGAGVTYGGPVEPGTAGVLADTDGDGHADLVTAAVGEPDSDGIQNAGALTVVPGKPTGLDAAHARKLTLDSPGVMGVMEGNDQFGRSVTAGDFDADGRADLAVGAPGKYLATGAVSVIPGSETGPTGTGSILFTPESLGHPVVNARFGSAVGAAAAR, encoded by the coding sequence ATGGCGCGGCATCTGATGGCGTGTACGGCTCTGGCGACAGCCGTGGCGGCGGGGGGCCTGGTGGCACCTGCGGCCTTCGCCGCACCGGTTCACGGTGCGGCGGCGGCGTCGCAGACCCCGCGCAAGGCGGCCGCCCCGGCGCCGGGCGACGTGGACGGGGACGGCTTCGGCGACCTCGCGGCGGGCGCCCCGCAGGGCACCATCAAGGGGTACGCGAAGGCGGGCTACGTCTCGCTCGTCTACGGCACCGCCCAGGGCGTACGGGTCACCAGGCACAAGGGCATCACTCAGGACACGGCCGGCGTCCCGGGCGTGCCGGAGGCCGGTGACCGGTTCGGCTCCTCGGTGGCCATGGGGGACGTGGACGGCGACGGGTACACGGACCTGGTGATCGGTTCCGGCGGCGAGGCCATCGGGACGGTGGCGGGCGCCGGCGCCGTGACCATCGTCTTCGGCGCCAAGGGCGGACCGGGCGGCGACGCCATCGCGTTCCACGATCCGAAACCGGCCCCGCGCGAGGGCTTCGGCGACAACCTCACGGTCGGGGACTTCGACCGCGACGGGCGCGACGACATCGCGGTCTCCACCGGAACGAAGGTGAATGTCGTACGCGGTGCGGGCAATCTGCGGGACATCGACGAACCGGCGATGACCGCGTTCGCCCCACCCGGCGGCGGCGCCGGAATGGGGCCGATCGCCTCGGGCGACATCAACGGCGACGGCTACACGGACCTGGTCACGCAGGCCTACTTCGACGACGGGGCCGACGAGGGAACGCTGGCTGTGCTGCCCGGTTCCGCGAAGGGCCTGAAGACACAGCCGATCGGCCGGACGGGGCTGCCCTTCACCGGCTACAGCGTCGTGACCGGTGACATCACGGGTGACGGCCGGGACGACGTGGTCGTGGACACCGAGGGTTCCGACGGCCCCGACGAGTTCCTGCTGCGGATGTTCCCGGGCACCGCCGCCGGGCTGGGCGCGGGGGTGACCTACGGCGGCCCGGTGGAGCCGGGCACCGCGGGCGTCCTGGCGGACACCGACGGCGACGGGCACGCGGACCTGGTGACGGCGGCGGTCGGCGAGCCGGACTCCGACGGCATCCAGAACGCGGGCGCGCTGACCGTCGTACCGGGGAAGCCGACCGGACTGGACGCCGCCCACGCGCGGAAGCTGACCCTGGACTCGCCCGGAGTGATGGGCGTGATGGAGGGCAACGACCAGTTCGGCCGGTCGGTGACGGCCGGGGACTTCGACGCGGACGGCCGTGCGGACCTGGCGGTCGGCGCGCCCGGCAAGTACCTGGCGACCGGAGCGGTGAGCGTCATCCCGGGCTCGGAGACAGGACCGACCGGGACGGGCTCGATCCTCTTCACCCCGGAGTCGCTGGGGCACCCGGTCGTGAATGCACGCTTCGGCTCGGCCGTCGGGGCGGCGGCCGCCCGCTGA
- a CDS encoding SPW repeat protein — translation MSNVSHAGHDLAGHPDASEMRDRYARVMGGRDVALVDGPVFLVGLYCAISPWVLHFTTSQTTLVNHNLIMGIAIAVLGLGFTVMPQRMYGLSWAICAMGAWMIISPWVVGSSPDMGVVLNNVIIGGLTVLLGLVCAGASLRSSRGRS, via the coding sequence ATGTCAAACGTCTCGCACGCCGGCCACGACTTGGCCGGACACCCCGACGCCTCCGAAATGCGCGATCGCTACGCACGGGTGATGGGTGGCCGCGATGTGGCACTCGTGGACGGGCCGGTGTTCCTGGTCGGCCTGTACTGCGCCATCTCGCCCTGGGTGCTGCACTTCACGACGAGCCAGACCACCCTGGTGAATCACAACCTGATCATGGGTATCGCGATCGCCGTGCTGGGTCTCGGGTTCACCGTGATGCCGCAACGGATGTATGGCCTGAGCTGGGCCATCTGCGCCATGGGCGCCTGGATGATCATCTCGCCCTGGGTGGTGGGCAGCAGCCCGGACATGGGCGTCGTACTCAACAACGTCATCATCGGCGGCCTGACCGTTCTGCTCGGGCTGGTCTGCGCGGGAGCGTCGTTGAGGAGCAGCCGGGGCCGGTCGTAG
- a CDS encoding fasciclin domain-containing protein, which produces MNALHIRRAAVAVSAAVVLPLALTACSSDSKDSASGSTASSAKASASASAGDSMNMDQPFGPGCASVPKSGSGSFDGMAKDPVATAASHNPALSTLVTAVKKAGLVDTLNNAQNITVFAPTNDAFAKVPKADLDKLLADKAELTKVLTYHVVGEKLTPKQLEKGSFETLEKSKLTTSGSNMEYTVNDSSKVVCGNVPTANATVYIVDSVLMPPK; this is translated from the coding sequence ATGAACGCCCTCCACATCCGCCGTGCCGCCGTCGCCGTGTCCGCGGCAGTGGTCCTCCCGCTCGCCCTCACCGCCTGTTCCAGCGATTCCAAGGACAGTGCGTCCGGCTCCACCGCCAGCTCCGCCAAGGCCTCCGCATCCGCCTCCGCCGGCGACTCGATGAACATGGACCAGCCCTTCGGTCCGGGCTGCGCGTCCGTACCGAAGAGCGGTTCGGGCTCCTTCGACGGCATGGCGAAGGACCCGGTCGCCACGGCCGCGTCGCACAACCCGGCGCTCTCCACCCTCGTCACCGCGGTGAAGAAGGCCGGGCTGGTCGACACCCTGAACAACGCGCAGAACATCACCGTGTTCGCCCCGACCAACGACGCCTTCGCCAAGGTCCCGAAGGCCGACCTGGACAAGCTGCTGGCCGACAAGGCCGAGCTGACCAAGGTGCTCACCTACCACGTGGTGGGCGAGAAGCTGACCCCGAAGCAGCTGGAGAAGGGCTCCTTCGAGACCCTGGAGAAGAGCAAGCTGACGACGTCGGGCTCCAACATGGAGTACACCGTGAACGACTCCTCGAAGGTCGTCTGCGGCAACGTCCCGACCGCCAACGCGACGGTCTACATCGTCGACTCGGTCCTGATGCCCCCGAAGTAG
- a CDS encoding molybdopterin-dependent oxidoreductase, which translates to MIAGFSALAVAELAAAAIRPEAGPVTAVGSAVIDRTPPALKDFAVRHFGTNDKLVLELGILVLLAGFAVVVGVLALRHRLIGSAAVLVFGVVGAVAAVGRPEGRPADALPSVVGAVLAAGVLYLLVGRLALVPGPSPAAGGRGGAPASGTFDRRGFVIAASAAAAASAGAGVLGRRLTSAVQAGATASRHDLVLPVPVSAAPAVPAGADLRIRGLGSFITPNKSFYRVDTALVVPRIDANEWKLRIHGKGVKRPVELSFKDLLRREIIERDITMTCVSNEVGGPYVGNARWIGVRLADLLREAGVKPPSRGGPADQIITRSVDGMTIGTPVETVMDGRDAMLALGMNGEPLPFDHGFPVRMIVPGLYGYVSACKWMKDIELTTFDDYDAYWVKRSWSKQAPIKTESRIDTPRPFASPKPGTIPVAGVAWAQHRGISRVEVRVDGGPWHHARLAAEDSRDTWRQWVWDWPATSGNHTLEVRATDRTGVTQTGNRVGTVPNGATGWHSVVVDVS; encoded by the coding sequence CTGATCGCCGGGTTCAGTGCGCTGGCCGTCGCCGAGCTGGCGGCGGCGGCGATCCGCCCCGAGGCGGGTCCGGTCACGGCGGTGGGGAGTGCGGTCATCGACCGCACTCCCCCGGCGCTGAAGGACTTCGCCGTCCGGCATTTCGGCACCAACGACAAGCTGGTCCTGGAGCTGGGCATCCTGGTTCTGCTGGCCGGTTTCGCGGTGGTGGTCGGAGTGCTCGCGCTGCGGCACCGGCTCATCGGCTCGGCCGCCGTGCTGGTCTTCGGTGTGGTCGGGGCAGTCGCCGCGGTGGGCCGGCCGGAGGGTCGGCCCGCGGACGCGCTGCCCTCGGTGGTGGGTGCCGTACTGGCCGCAGGGGTGCTCTATCTCCTGGTCGGACGGCTCGCCCTGGTTCCCGGTCCCTCCCCCGCGGCTGGCGGGAGGGGCGGGGCGCCGGCATCCGGCACCTTCGACCGGCGGGGCTTCGTCATCGCGGCGAGCGCCGCGGCGGCAGCCTCGGCGGGCGCCGGTGTGCTGGGGCGCCGGCTCACCTCCGCCGTCCAGGCCGGGGCGACCGCCTCACGCCACGACCTGGTGCTGCCCGTGCCCGTCTCGGCGGCGCCGGCCGTACCGGCGGGCGCCGATCTGCGGATCCGGGGACTCGGCTCGTTCATCACCCCGAACAAGAGCTTCTACCGGGTGGACACGGCCCTGGTCGTCCCGCGCATCGACGCGAACGAGTGGAAGCTGAGGATCCACGGCAAGGGCGTGAAGCGCCCGGTGGAGCTCAGCTTCAAGGATCTGCTGCGCCGCGAGATCATCGAGCGCGACATCACGATGACGTGTGTGTCCAACGAGGTCGGCGGACCGTATGTCGGCAACGCCCGGTGGATCGGCGTCCGGCTGGCCGACCTGCTGCGCGAGGCCGGGGTGAAGCCGCCGTCGCGCGGCGGCCCCGCCGACCAGATCATCACGCGTTCGGTGGACGGCATGACCATCGGCACCCCGGTCGAGACGGTGATGGACGGACGCGACGCGATGCTCGCCCTCGGCATGAACGGTGAGCCGCTCCCCTTCGACCACGGCTTCCCGGTCCGGATGATCGTCCCCGGCCTGTACGGATACGTGTCGGCCTGCAAGTGGATGAAGGACATCGAGCTCACCACGTTCGACGACTACGACGCCTACTGGGTCAAGCGGTCCTGGTCCAAGCAGGCGCCCATCAAGACCGAGTCCCGGATCGACACCCCCCGCCCGTTCGCCTCACCGAAGCCCGGCACTATCCCGGTCGCCGGGGTCGCCTGGGCCCAGCACCGCGGGATCTCGCGGGTCGAGGTCCGGGTGGACGGCGGACCGTGGCACCACGCGCGGCTGGCGGCCGAGGACAGCCGCGACACCTGGCGGCAGTGGGTGTGGGACTGGCCGGCCACCTCCGGCAACCACACCCTGGAGGTCCGCGCGACCGACCGCACCGGCGTCACCCAGACCGGCAACCGGGTCGGCACGGTCCCCAACGGGGCGACCGGCTGGCATTCGGTGGTGGTCGACGTGTCCTGA
- a CDS encoding NAD(P)/FAD-dependent oxidoreductase encodes MTGMRRRTAVVGSGVAGLTAAHILRTAHDVTLFEADGRVGGHAHTHELPASDGRVHRVDSGFIVHNRRTYPHLLRLFAELGVATQESEMSMSVRCEGCALEYAGARGAAGLLARPGAVRSPAYLRMLAAVPRFHRAARRLLADGEPGAQTLTLGDFAARGRFSPYFTAHFLTPLVSSVWSCDPATAMRYPARYLFTFLDHHGLLSVTGSPVWRTVTGGSGAYVDRVTKELGAVRTSTPVRAVRRHADGVEITTADDTTEEFDSVVIATHPDQALRMLADPTDEERDTLGAFRYSRNPTLLHTDTRLLPSARGARASWNYLMPSCTASPDHVTVSYDMNRLQRLDAPETFVVTLNGADRVAPGLVRARMVYEHPVYTPESVAAQARLPALSGPLTAYAGAYHGWGFHEDGCRSGAEAARALGVDW; translated from the coding sequence ATGACAGGGATGCGGCGACGGACAGCCGTGGTGGGCAGCGGGGTGGCGGGACTGACGGCCGCCCACATCCTGCGGACGGCCCACGACGTGACGCTGTTCGAGGCGGACGGCCGGGTGGGCGGCCACGCGCACACCCACGAGCTGCCCGCATCCGACGGCCGTGTGCACCGCGTGGACTCCGGCTTCATCGTGCACAACCGGCGCACCTACCCGCACCTGCTGCGGCTCTTCGCGGAACTCGGCGTCGCCACGCAGGAGTCGGAGATGAGCATGTCCGTGCGGTGCGAGGGCTGCGCCCTGGAGTACGCGGGCGCCCGGGGCGCGGCGGGCCTCCTCGCCCGGCCGGGCGCCGTCCGCAGCCCGGCCTATCTGCGGATGCTGGCCGCGGTGCCCCGCTTCCACCGGGCAGCCCGGCGGCTGCTGGCCGACGGGGAACCGGGCGCGCAGACCCTGACACTGGGCGATTTCGCCGCCCGGGGCCGCTTCTCCCCGTACTTCACGGCACACTTCCTGACCCCGCTCGTCTCCTCGGTCTGGTCCTGCGACCCGGCGACCGCGATGCGGTACCCGGCCCGCTACCTCTTCACCTTCCTCGACCACCACGGGCTGCTCTCGGTCACCGGCTCCCCGGTGTGGCGGACCGTCACCGGCGGATCGGGCGCCTACGTCGACCGGGTCACCAAGGAGCTCGGCGCCGTCCGCACGTCCACCCCGGTACGGGCCGTGCGCCGGCACGCCGACGGGGTGGAGATCACCACCGCGGACGACACCACCGAGGAGTTCGACTCCGTCGTCATCGCCACCCACCCCGACCAGGCACTGCGCATGCTCGCCGACCCCACGGACGAGGAGCGCGACACCCTCGGCGCGTTCCGCTACTCCCGCAACCCCACCCTCCTGCACACCGACACCCGGCTGCTGCCGAGCGCCCGAGGCGCCCGCGCCTCCTGGAACTACCTGATGCCCTCCTGCACCGCGAGCCCCGACCACGTCACCGTCAGCTACGACATGAACCGGCTCCAGCGGCTCGACGCCCCCGAGACCTTCGTCGTCACGCTGAACGGCGCCGACCGCGTCGCCCCCGGCCTGGTCCGCGCCCGCATGGTGTACGAACACCCCGTCTACACCCCGGAGTCGGTGGCGGCGCAGGCCCGGCTGCCCGCCCTGTCCGGACCGCTCACCGCCTACGCGGGGGCGTACCACGGCTGGGGATTCCACGAGGACGGCTGCCGCTCGGGGGCGGAGGCGGCCAGAGCCCTGGGGGTGGACTGGTGA
- a CDS encoding DUF1365 domain-containing protein — protein MVNALYPCTIAHVRSAPVTYAFRHRTYLWLIDPDAPPPLPAALRVLARFDARDHFAGTAPTIREGLSRFLAANGIDLADGTVRMLTQARVFGHVFNPLTVYWCRRADGTPLCTVAEVHNTYGERHCYLLHPDPAGRASTEKEFYVSPFFGVDGSYRMRLPEPGPRLELAVHLERSGTRPFTATVRGVRRPVTPRVLLRLALRHPWSTAVVSAAIRLHGIRLLLRGLPVRSRPRHTTQEGMQ, from the coding sequence CTGGTGAACGCCCTCTACCCCTGCACCATCGCCCATGTACGGTCCGCGCCCGTCACATACGCCTTCCGGCACCGCACCTACCTGTGGCTGATCGACCCGGACGCGCCACCGCCGCTGCCCGCCGCCCTGCGCGTCCTGGCCCGCTTCGACGCGCGCGACCACTTCGCCGGCACGGCCCCGACCATCCGGGAAGGCCTGAGCCGGTTCCTGGCCGCGAACGGCATCGACCTCGCCGACGGAACGGTGCGGATGCTCACCCAGGCCCGGGTGTTCGGCCACGTCTTCAACCCGCTGACCGTCTACTGGTGCCGCCGCGCCGACGGCACCCCGCTCTGCACGGTCGCCGAGGTGCACAACACCTACGGCGAACGGCACTGCTACCTGCTGCACCCGGACCCCGCCGGACGGGCCTCCACGGAGAAGGAGTTCTACGTATCGCCGTTCTTCGGCGTCGACGGCTCCTACCGGATGCGGCTCCCCGAGCCCGGCCCCCGGCTCGAACTGGCGGTGCATCTGGAACGGTCCGGCACCCGGCCCTTCACCGCCACCGTGCGCGGTGTACGACGTCCCGTGACTCCGCGCGTACTGCTCCGGCTGGCGCTGCGCCACCCCTGGTCCACGGCGGTCGTCTCGGCCGCCATCCGGCTGCACGGAATCCGTCTGCTGCTGCGCGGGCTGCCCGTGCGCTCCCGTCCCCGCCACACCACTCAGGAAGGAATGCAGTGA